One genomic segment of Streptomyces sp. NBC_00239 includes these proteins:
- a CDS encoding DUF397 domain-containing protein, whose protein sequence is MSATPLSTGGLLHSANWRRSSRSTGMNNCVEAAVLGTGGLLAVRDSKRTGGPALVFTGTAWDGFLGFVRAGDPVDGAGARP, encoded by the coding sequence ATGTCCGCAACCCCCTTATCCACCGGCGGACTTCTGCACAGTGCGAACTGGCGGCGCAGCAGCCGCAGTACCGGGATGAACAACTGTGTCGAGGCGGCCGTCCTCGGCACCGGCGGCCTGCTGGCCGTCCGTGACTCGAAGCGGACCGGGGGCCCGGCCCTCGTCTTCACGGGTACGGCCTGGGACGGCTTCCTCGGATTCGTTCGTGCCGGCGACCCCGTCGACGGCGCCGGAGCCCGGCCCTAG
- a CDS encoding helix-turn-helix domain-containing protein has product MQHGPAVRRRQLGEELRALRDRSGLTSGETARMLGWHQSKISRIETGRSGVKPEDVRLLLDTYGVAGAGERSLLEALAASAASGGPSTGLDRQWWHEYRGLLPQEYRDFISLEAGARTARTVELSVVPGLLQTARYARAVTRAALGGLPEPKVDALVDVRLARQTVLRADPPLQLSAVLDEAVLRRQIGGPEVMAEQLTHLVEVARLPQVRLQVLPFSVGGHLGLTGPFVIFSFPDTVDLDVVVLDHLTSSLYLERKEDIEAYGAAFRTIQAHALPLQDSSNLISRIADGA; this is encoded by the coding sequence CGAGGAACTGCGCGCGCTCCGCGACCGGTCCGGCCTCACCAGCGGTGAAACGGCCCGGATGCTCGGCTGGCACCAGTCGAAAATCAGCCGCATCGAGACCGGACGCAGTGGCGTGAAACCTGAGGACGTGCGGCTGCTGCTCGACACGTACGGGGTGGCCGGCGCCGGCGAGCGGTCCCTGCTGGAGGCCTTGGCCGCCTCGGCCGCGAGCGGCGGCCCGAGCACCGGGCTGGACCGCCAGTGGTGGCACGAGTACCGGGGCCTGCTCCCGCAGGAGTACCGCGACTTCATCAGCCTGGAGGCCGGGGCGCGCACCGCGCGGACCGTGGAACTCTCGGTGGTTCCGGGGCTTCTGCAGACCGCCCGCTACGCCCGGGCGGTGACGCGGGCCGCGCTCGGCGGGCTACCCGAGCCCAAGGTGGACGCACTGGTCGACGTACGGCTGGCCCGGCAGACGGTGTTGCGGGCCGATCCGCCGCTCCAGCTGAGCGCGGTGCTGGACGAGGCGGTGCTGCGCCGCCAGATCGGCGGGCCGGAGGTGATGGCCGAGCAGCTGACCCACCTGGTGGAGGTGGCGCGACTTCCCCAAGTGCGGCTACAGGTACTGCCGTTCAGCGTCGGGGGCCATCTCGGCCTGACGGGCCCTTTCGTTATTTTCTCATTTCCGGACACTGTCGATCTGGACGTGGTTGTTCTCGACCATTTGACGAGTAGCCTCTATCTGGAGCGGAAGGAAGACATCGAGGCATACGGCGCCGCGTTCCGTACGATCCAGGCGCACGCCCTCCCGCTCCAGGACTCGTCGAATCTCATCAGCCGGATCGCTGACGGCGCGTAA